The Sporosarcina sp. 6E9 genome segment CGCTCAAAAAGACGTAGAAAAGGTAATCATGGACATCAATCCGGCGCAAAAGAGAGTGTTGGATCTGATTGCAATAACTGTTTCTCGGTATTTTTCCGAGTACAGAATGTCTTTGACAACTGCTGTGCAACACTACAAGTATTAGAACCTCTTGATGATGACGGCCGTCGCGTCGATATCTTGAAACACGGAAAAATTGACTTTGACAGATTATGTGATGTTGAAAACTTTAGAGAAACTGATTCTTGTATTACAGTTGATTTAAAATGTTTCTGCGGTGTCCAATGTGTTAAAGATGTATTCATCGACTGTGACAGAGATTAATAGGTAAACCTGCAATGCTCAGACTGCCCGATTGGTAAACTCAATCGGGCAGTCGTTTGATTTATGCACAAAAAAAGACCGAACGGATAATTTTCCGAACGGTCTTTTATTATTGTTCTTGAAACGGTTTCCCGCGCCACAATACTTCGTTGATTGCATTAATTTCTATCGCAACAATTAAATCTTCCTCGTCTACCAGTTCAATAAAAAGTGTTTCGCCTTCGACTTTATTGATAGCACCTTTTAGTACTTCATTTTCAAGTACAAATTGTAGCGGTTTGTAAATTTGCCGTTGGAATGGGCGTCCAAGGCTAATGATCTTGTTAAAGACTTCTGAATTCTTATGAGCTGTCTCCTGGACTTCCTCTGCGTCCTCGATAAAATCTTCAATTTCTTCCTCATTCAGCACAAATACTGATGTGCTTTCCTCCTCCGTGGTGGCAACCCGAAAATAAATGGGTGGCCCGTGAACGAATAATAACGGTTCATTTTTATAAATAATGCGCACATCCTTTTTGAACTTAGTATATGCGATGATTATTTTTGATGTTCATCGACGAAAATAACTTATAAATCAGCAATAAATGCTGTTGCCAATCCAAGATAAATAAGTGTACTCAATAGATCATTCAATGTTGTGATAAAAGGACCTGATGCTACAGCCGGATCTACTTTCATTTTGTGCATGAATAACGGAATGAATGAACCTGAAATTGTTGCAACGAATATTGATACGAAAATAGCCGCGCCGACAAGCAGTCCTAACAGGAATTCCTGCTTCCAAATATAAACTAGCCCGACAACAAAAATGGCGCATACGAATCCCGTCATCAGTCCAGTACCCGCTTCTCTTAGCAATAATTTAAACTTGCTTTCGTCTTCGATATCGCGCGTTGCAATTCC includes the following:
- a CDS encoding CotY/CotZ family spore coat protein, giving the protein MGCGREDNVKGIQCQDNCICEVVRAIKRIQGIQDDNDCDDCVTDCFVAPLGGLVSPTRGRINTRVFMLLTDDGDPFKAMFKRSKRRRKGNHGHQSGAKESVGSDCNNCFSVFFRVQNVFDNCCATLQVLEPLDDDGRRVDILKHGKIDFDRLCDVENFRETDSCITVDLKCFCGVQCVKDVFIDCDRD